One genomic segment of Scomber japonicus isolate fScoJap1 chromosome 23, fScoJap1.pri, whole genome shotgun sequence includes these proteins:
- the LOC128353179 gene encoding T-cell ecto-ADP-ribosyltransferase 2-like, translating into GAVLTVGLSVLIWWFVSDHSAPPPNKSYRLSMVPEAVDDMYDGCKGEMEKVNHKFFKEEFVGTFKDAWEHAEGCSNKRPNAEDKALTKIHMQAICAYTSNITYDQFNTAVRTGKNIYGSSFRFHYLHFWLTSAIQILNNNQSCHITYRKTKSEFTGKLNDIIRFGSFASSSFRTNLTKYGNETCFQIETCSGAYLKDYPERGTDEEEVLIPPYETFKITQIIEGQGKFKPLPDCKKVFILKNAGVISQLNCKAAN; encoded by the exons GGAGCTGTTCTTACTGTCGGACTTTCAGTCCTCATCTGGTGGTTTGTG AGTGATCATTCTGCTCCACCTCCAAATAAATCCTATCGACTCAGCATGGTTCCTGAAGCTGTTGATGACATGTACGACGGCTGCAAAGGGGAAATGGAGAAGGTCAACCACAAATTCTTCAAAGAAGAGTTTGTGGGAACATTTAAAGATGCCTGGGAACATGCAGAAGGATGTTCAAACAAACGACCAAACGCAGAAGATAAGGCTCTCACCAAGATCCACATGCAGGCAATCTGTGCTTATACATCTAACATTACTTATGATCAATTCAATACAGCAGTCCGGACCGGTAAGAACATCTACGGCAGCTCCTTCAGATTCCACTATTTACATTTCTGGCTGACTTCTGCCATACAGATCCTGAATAACAATCAAAGCTGTCACATTACTTATAGAAAAACCAAATCTGAGTTCACTGGCAAACTTAACGACATCATCCGGTTTGGTTCGTTTGCCTCCAGCTCTTTCAGAACAAACCTTACAAAATATGGTAATGAGACCTGCTTTCAGATAGAGACGTGTTCAGGAGCCTATCTGAAGGATTATCCAGAACGTGGAacagatgaggaggaagtaCTCATCCCTCCCTATGAAACATTCAAGATAACCCAAATTATTGAAGGTCAGGGTAAATTTAAACCTCTGCCTGACTGTAAgaaggtttttattttgaaaaatgcagGAGTTATAAGTCAGCTAAACTGCAAAGCTGCAAACTAA
- the LOC128353181 gene encoding ecto-ADP-ribosyltransferase 5-like, translated as MDRSRLIFITVALVAAGFLQLVTSVSVPLGMVPEAVDDMYDGCREKMEKKVNNTYFKKENVGEFKEAWQEAENCSNIQSLPEDKALTKTHKLAICVYTSRDVYKEFNTAVRTGKNIYSSSFRFHSLHFWLTTAIQILNNNQSCHTTYRRTGTVFTGKLNDIIRFGMFASSSKYSDLTPFGNETCFQIETCSGAYLNDYSVFNDEEEVLIPPYETFKITHIYEGRAQRPWLRQVHHSTETLVKTGPPQHRDPG; from the exons ATGGATCGTTCCCGTCTCATCTTCATCACCGTCGCTCTGGTTGCTGCAGGATTCCTGCAGCTTGTG ACCTCTGTTTCAGTCCCACTGGGCATGGTTCCTGAAGCTGTTGATGACATGTACGACGGCTGCAGAGAGAAGATGGAAAAGAAGGTCAACAacacatactttaaaaaagaGAATGTGGGAGAATTCAAAGAAGCCTGGCAAGAAGCAGAAAACTGTTCAAACATACAATCTCTCCCAGAAGACAAGGCTCTCACCAAAACCCATAAGCTGGCAATCTGTGTTTATACATCTCGCGATGTTTATAAAGAATTCAATACAGCAGTCCGGACCGGTAAGAACATCTACAGCAGCTCCTTCAGATTCCACTCTTTACATTTCTGGCTGACTACTGCCATACAGATCCTGAATAACAATCAAAGCTGTCACACTACTTATAGAAGAACTGGAACAGTGTTCACCGGCAAACTTAACGACATCATCCGGTTTGGTATGTTCGCCTCCAGCTCTAAATACTCAGATCTCACACCTTTTGGTAATGAGACCTGCTTTCAGATAGAGACGTGTTCAGGAGCCTATCTGAATGATTATTCAGTATTTAATGATGAGGAGGAAGTACTCATCCCGCCCTATGAAACATTCAAGATAACACACATTTATGAAGGTCGGG CACAGAGACCCTGGTTAAGGCAGGTCCACCACAGCACAGAGACCCTGGTTAAGACAGGTCCACCACAGCACAGAGACCCTGGTTAA
- the LOC128353182 gene encoding calumenin-A-like, translated as MSRYSGQVFGTGQILCSLLPFSLRMIRPLLMCFVLCVVYGSSKPTETKKDRVHHEEPLSSLEHDDANNHDYDHEAFLGQDQAKTFENLPPEESRRRLGVIVGKMDSDEDGFVSEEELRLWIRSAHQKHIHGSVEQQWHDFDQNHDGHISWDEYKNVTYGTYLEDPQADSHFDYGHMMARDERRFKVADRNGDLLADRVEFAAFLHPEDHEHMRDVVVQETIEDIDKNGDGFIDLKEYIGKFLRLVHAAETS; from the exons ATGTCCCGTTACAGCGGCCAGGTGTTCGGTACCGGACAG ATCTTGTGTAGTCTCCTCCCGTTCTCTCTCAGGATGATCCGTCCTCTGCTCATGTGCTTCGTGCTCTGCGTCGTTTACGGCAGCAGCAAACCGACCGAGACCAAGAAAGACCGCGTTCATCACGAGGAGCCTCTGAGCAGCCTGGAGCACGACGACGCCAACAACCACGACTACGACCACGAAGCCTTCCTGGGACAAGACCAGGCCAAGACCTTCGAAAACCTGCCGCCCGAAGAGAGCCGGCGCCGCCTGGG cgtCATCGTGGGGAAGATGGACAGTGACGAGGACGGCTTCGTGTCGGAGGAGGAGCTCCGGCTTTGGATCCGCAGCGCTCATCAGAAGCACATCCACGGCAGCGTGGAGCAGCAGTGGCACGACTTCGACCAGAACCACGACGGACACATCAGCTGGGACGAGTACAAGAACGTCACCTACGGAACCTACCTGG AGGACCCGCAGGCCGACTCGCACTTCGACTACGGTCACATGATGGCGAGAGACGAGCGGCGCTTCAAGGTGGCCGACAGGAACGGAGACCTGCTGGCCGACCGCGTGGAGTTCGCTGCCTTCCTGCATCCTGAGGACCACGAACACATGAGAGACGTGGTGGTGCAG GAAACGATCGAAGACATCGATAAGAACGGCGACGGCTTCATCGACCTGAAGGAATACATCGGTAAGTTCTTGCGTCTCGTTCACGCAGCAGAAACATCGTAA